In a single window of the Paenibacillus sp. MMS20-IR301 genome:
- a CDS encoding pyridoxamine 5'-phosphate oxidase family protein — MEQQELEKKIVQALDDNKFGSFGTIEAGNKPKVRYMAVFHDGLDIYLATDRRTHKVEELQTNPHACLLLGYEQGGGKDVVEIEATVTVSKNEGLRAKVWNKALEQWFKGPDDPDYVILELAPARIEYTGSNKENGVWQRTAAGSVK; from the coding sequence ATGGAGCAACAAGAGCTGGAGAAGAAAATCGTGCAGGCGCTGGATGACAACAAGTTCGGATCCTTCGGCACCATCGAAGCCGGCAACAAACCGAAGGTGCGTTATATGGCTGTTTTTCATGACGGGCTGGATATTTACCTGGCTACGGACCGCCGCACCCATAAAGTCGAGGAGCTGCAGACTAATCCGCATGCCTGTCTGCTGCTCGGCTATGAACAGGGCGGAGGCAAGGATGTAGTGGAGATTGAAGCTACAGTGACTGTGAGCAAGAACGAAGGCCTCCGGGCCAAGGTTTGGAACAAGGCACTGGAACAGTGGTTCAAAGGCCCGGATGATCCGGACTATGTCATTCTTGAGCTTGCCCCGGCACGAATTGAATATACGGGCAGCAACAAGGAGAATGGCGTATGGCAGCGGACTGCGGCCGGATCAGTAAAATAA
- a CDS encoding EAL domain-containing protein codes for MNCVDCADIDPIEDEGELKLRPYSVPLAAAVRAAGYDVYGTGRTCIIPYACKEDLLGLIELLDLYQRQHEPALSLCIKGSGAAGSRDRWLTLDQLKVRFSSENLVSIIMSHDFCSFMQPIVDFREEIVGFELLLRPLPHGSYFQPYELFEIARRTGFHSFLDRAARISAIETSTRLLPKGIKRFINFLPSSIYNPKYCLTHTFETIQRLDQNPEDYVFEVVETEKISDISHLRAIFAEYRQQGMLVALDDVGAGYSTVEVMSSLQPDYVKIDRELISFCDQNTDKQIILKEIVSRAGDFGASVLAEGIERREEFLFCRDIGMDLGQGYLFGKPEDKPPAHFGFSA; via the coding sequence ATGAATTGTGTTGACTGCGCTGACATTGACCCGATAGAAGACGAAGGGGAGCTGAAGCTGCGCCCCTATTCTGTTCCGCTTGCCGCTGCGGTCAGGGCTGCAGGATATGATGTGTATGGAACCGGAAGGACCTGCATCATTCCCTATGCCTGCAAGGAGGATCTGCTCGGGCTGATTGAGCTGCTGGATTTGTATCAGCGGCAGCATGAGCCAGCCTTATCCTTATGCATCAAGGGCAGTGGTGCCGCCGGCTCCAGGGACCGCTGGCTTACACTGGACCAGCTGAAGGTCCGCTTTTCCAGTGAGAATCTGGTATCCATTATAATGAGCCATGATTTCTGCAGCTTTATGCAGCCGATTGTGGACTTCAGGGAAGAGATTGTAGGCTTCGAACTGCTGCTGCGGCCGCTGCCGCATGGCAGCTACTTTCAGCCCTATGAGCTGTTTGAGATTGCCCGGCGCACAGGTTTTCACTCCTTTCTGGACCGGGCAGCCCGGATCTCGGCTATTGAGACCAGTACCCGATTACTGCCCAAGGGCATCAAACGGTTCATTAACTTTCTGCCATCCTCCATCTATAATCCGAAGTATTGTCTAACCCATACGTTTGAGACGATTCAGCGGCTGGATCAGAACCCTGAGGATTATGTGTTTGAGGTCGTAGAAACGGAGAAAATCAGCGATATTTCACATCTTCGCGCGATTTTTGCCGAATACCGCCAGCAGGGGATGCTGGTGGCGCTGGATGATGTCGGTGCCGGGTATTCAACGGTCGAGGTGATGTCCAGCCTGCAGCCGGATTATGTTAAGATTGACCGCGAGCTGATCAGCTTCTGCGATCAGAATACGGACAAGCAAATCATCCTTAAGGAGATTGTCTCCCGGGCTGGGGATTTCGGCGCAAGTGTGCTTGCGGAAGGAATCGAACGCCGTGAGGAGTTTCTGTTCTGCCGGGATATCGGCATGGATTTGGGTCAGGGTTATCTTTTCGGGAAACCGGAGGACAAGCCGCCGGCTCATTTCGGTTTCAGTGCTTGA
- a CDS encoding ABC transporter permease, whose amino-acid sequence MRIFLGILSAERLKISKSWIWLLVLLSPAISVPIGLITDLKENGTLSWQVLMNAMTVIHALLFLPVLSGIFAALICRSEHSDGGWKLLLALPVRRTWVYMAKYLMIMLLLAVVQLSLLAAVLGVGLYRGAEGAVPWSLLLPGLFGGWFACLPLAALQLAVSQGWSSFGAPLALNVSFTIPNMLIVNSSRFGPYYPWVQPMLAMSPYGEENFGAFNLPLESLMIVVAGSLIVFLAGGLFFFWRKAV is encoded by the coding sequence ATGAGAATCTTCCTGGGCATCCTGTCCGCCGAACGGCTCAAAATATCGAAATCCTGGATCTGGCTGCTGGTGCTGCTTAGCCCGGCCATTTCTGTGCCCATTGGTTTAATCACTGACCTGAAAGAGAATGGAACACTCAGCTGGCAGGTTCTGATGAATGCCATGACAGTCATTCATGCCCTGTTATTTCTCCCGGTGCTTTCGGGAATCTTCGCAGCCCTGATCTGCCGCAGCGAGCATAGTGACGGCGGCTGGAAGCTGCTGCTGGCCTTGCCGGTAAGAAGAACATGGGTGTACATGGCTAAGTATCTGATGATCATGCTGCTCCTTGCTGTTGTCCAGCTGTCATTGCTGGCTGCTGTGCTGGGTGTAGGATTATACCGCGGTGCCGAAGGGGCGGTGCCGTGGTCCCTGCTGCTGCCTGGCCTGTTCGGCGGCTGGTTTGCCTGTCTGCCGCTGGCCGCACTGCAGCTGGCTGTATCCCAGGGCTGGAGCAGCTTCGGTGCACCACTTGCCCTGAATGTGAGCTTCACCATTCCCAACATGCTGATTGTTAATTCTTCGAGATTCGGCCCGTATTATCCGTGGGTGCAGCCGATGCTCGCAATGTCGCCCTACGGGGAAGAGAACTTCGGAGCATTCAACCTTCCGTTAGAAAGTCTGATGATTGTGGTGGCCGGGAGCCTGATTGTATTCCTGGCTGGAGGGTTATTCTTCTTTTGGCGTAAGGCGGTTTAA
- a CDS encoding ABC transporter permease, protein MIWRALSADWLKIRGKGLWFLVFLGPIGLIAMQGVNFGLRYDYLREQYSADLWGGLLRNVSGFVPVALYLGGTLLCSLIGNVEHQTSSWKQLLALPISRTAVFMAKLLLCLLLLVVSCLLLSAGTLLLGLLLGFGSQPVPYTDVLRIGFAAYAAALPVIVLQLWLSLSSRNQTLPVSLGMTLSLLSLFSVFLSGWVPLSWPDLAWNAEQPWLYSAAGLLLGGLVLLPGALHFARKDVG, encoded by the coding sequence ATGATCTGGCGTGCGTTGTCGGCGGACTGGCTGAAGATCCGCGGAAAGGGTTTATGGTTTCTCGTATTCCTTGGGCCGATTGGCCTGATTGCGATGCAGGGAGTCAATTTCGGGCTCCGCTATGATTATCTGCGCGAGCAGTACAGCGCAGACCTGTGGGGGGGCTTGCTGCGCAATGTGTCCGGTTTCGTACCGGTCGCCCTGTATCTCGGCGGAACACTGCTCTGTTCGCTGATCGGGAATGTAGAGCATCAGACCAGCTCATGGAAGCAGCTGCTTGCACTGCCTATCTCCCGCACTGCGGTATTCATGGCTAAGCTGCTGCTCTGTCTGCTGCTGCTTGTTGTCTCCTGCCTGCTGCTGTCGGCAGGCACGTTGCTTCTTGGACTGCTGCTAGGGTTCGGCAGCCAGCCGGTGCCTTATACTGATGTGCTGCGGATCGGATTTGCAGCGTATGCGGCAGCCCTGCCTGTCATTGTACTGCAGCTGTGGCTGTCCTTATCCAGCCGGAACCAGACGCTGCCTGTGTCGCTGGGCATGACCTTGTCACTGCTCAGCCTGTTCTCAGTATTCCTCTCCGGCTGGGTTCCGCTCTCCTGGCCTGATCTCGCCTGGAATGCGGAGCAGCCTTGGCTGTACAGCGCTGCGGGCCTGCTGCTTGGAGGCCTGGTGCTGCTGCCGGGAGCCCTTCATTTTGCACGGAAGGATGTGGGCTGA
- a CDS encoding metalloregulator ArsR/SmtB family transcription factor, producing MEPAALEECDNTCNGSELEPESMALILPDRGTTDKMAEMFKALGDPTRVRLIYALSQQELCVHDLSAILDMGQSAVSHQLRYLRNLRIVKRRKEGKTVYYSLNDAHVEQIFLQTHEHIRHE from the coding sequence ATGGAGCCAGCGGCACTTGAAGAATGCGACAACACATGCAATGGTTCCGAGCTGGAACCGGAATCTATGGCATTGATCCTGCCTGACCGGGGGACTACGGATAAGATGGCGGAGATGTTCAAGGCGCTGGGTGATCCGACAAGAGTAAGGCTGATTTACGCCTTGTCCCAGCAAGAGCTGTGCGTACATGATCTTTCGGCCATCCTGGATATGGGACAGTCGGCCGTATCACACCAGCTGCGCTACCTGCGTAACCTGCGGATAGTAAAGCGCCGCAAGGAAGGGAAGACCGTATATTACTCGCTGAATGATGCGCATGTGGAACAGATTTTTCTGCAGACCCATGAGCATATCCGGCATGAATAG
- a CDS encoding response regulator transcription factor, translating to MGSQALGEKGAERIVGVTLLYVEDEREIGTAVSADLREREYAVRWLESGEGVLEAAEGCQLAILDVMLPGLDGFTVGQRLKRAYPGLPILMLSARTSIDDKLQGLEFADDYLTKPFHPDELAARIEVLLRRSGTAASAPLALRHLIVEPGSSVIREAASGREIMLTGKQFQIFSYLLRHLGQILTKEQIYEAVWGESYIEGDKTLMVHIRYLREKLELDPAAPEIIETVRGIGYRVRP from the coding sequence ATGGGCAGCCAAGCCTTGGGAGAGAAGGGAGCGGAAAGAATAGTGGGTGTTACATTGCTGTACGTAGAGGATGAGCGTGAAATCGGAACTGCCGTTTCGGCCGATTTACGGGAAAGGGAATATGCTGTCCGCTGGCTGGAGAGCGGGGAAGGTGTGCTGGAAGCAGCGGAGGGCTGTCAGCTGGCTATTCTGGATGTCATGCTGCCCGGTCTCGACGGGTTCACTGTCGGCCAGCGCCTGAAGCGGGCGTATCCGGGTCTGCCGATCCTGATGCTCTCAGCACGGACCTCAATAGATGACAAGCTGCAGGGGCTGGAGTTCGCTGATGATTATCTTACCAAGCCGTTTCATCCTGATGAGCTGGCTGCACGGATTGAAGTCCTCTTAAGACGCAGCGGTACAGCAGCATCTGCTCCGCTCGCGCTGCGGCATCTGATAGTTGAACCGGGCAGCAGTGTGATCAGGGAGGCAGCCAGCGGCCGGGAAATTATGCTTACAGGTAAGCAGTTTCAGATTTTCTCCTATTTGCTGCGCCATCTCGGCCAGATTCTCACCAAGGAGCAGATCTATGAAGCGGTCTGGGGCGAGAGCTATATCGAAGGCGACAAGACACTTATGGTACATATCCGTTATCTGCGTGAAAAGCTGGAGCTGGACCCGGCGGCACCGGAGATTATCGAAACGGTGCGGGGCATCGGCTACCGGGTGCGGCCGTGA
- a CDS encoding ABC transporter ATP-binding protein, translating into METRETVIETRDLLKEYRGRPAVQKLNLNIGKGEIYGFLGPNGAGKTTTIRMLLGLIKPTSGSIEIFGRELNRNRLQILRKVGSLVESPSYYGHLSAVDNLEAIRRILDVPKARIAEVLEIVSLIGEEKRPVKGFSLGMKQRLGIAAALLGSPELLILDEPTNGLDPSGIQEIRSLIKRLPEEQGITVLVSSHLLSEIEQMAGTVGIIREGQMVYQDTIAHLQQQAAGDLRLALSEPEAALVLALRRGCGGELQEDRLILPRMSDARIALLIKELVENGHAIYRVEERRQSLEEFFLQVIGGDQS; encoded by the coding sequence ATGGAAACCAGGGAAACAGTAATTGAAACCAGAGATTTACTTAAGGAATACCGCGGCCGCCCGGCCGTGCAGAAGCTGAATCTGAATATCGGCAAAGGGGAAATTTACGGATTTCTCGGACCAAACGGAGCCGGCAAAACAACCACAATCCGCATGCTGCTGGGACTAATTAAGCCGACATCGGGGAGTATCGAGATTTTTGGCCGGGAGCTGAACCGCAACCGGCTGCAGATTCTGCGTAAAGTAGGCTCGCTGGTCGAGTCTCCTTCGTATTACGGGCATCTGAGTGCCGTAGACAATCTTGAGGCGATCCGCCGGATTCTGGATGTGCCGAAAGCCCGCATAGCAGAGGTGCTGGAAATCGTGTCACTCATCGGGGAAGAGAAACGGCCGGTCAAAGGCTTCTCGCTTGGTATGAAGCAGCGCCTGGGTATCGCTGCTGCGCTGCTGGGCAGCCCGGAGCTGCTCATTCTGGATGAGCCGACCAACGGTCTGGACCCGTCGGGCATCCAGGAGATCCGCTCGCTGATTAAGCGGCTGCCGGAGGAGCAGGGCATTACCGTCTTAGTCTCCAGCCATCTGCTGAGCGAGATTGAGCAGATGGCCGGCACCGTCGGTATTATCCGCGAGGGGCAGATGGTCTATCAGGATACAATCGCCCATCTGCAGCAGCAGGCGGCCGGAGATCTCCGCCTGGCGTTGTCTGAGCCGGAAGCGGCGCTTGTGCTTGCCCTGCGGCGCGGCTGCGGGGGTGAGCTGCAGGAGGACCGGCTGATTCTGCCCCGGATGAGCGATGCCAGAATAGCGCTGCTGATCAAGGAGCTGGTGGAGAACGGCCATGCCATATACCGGGTCGAAGAGCGGCGGCAGTCGCTGGAGGAGTTCTTCCTGCAGGTGATTGGGGGAGATCAGTCATGA
- a CDS encoding HAMP domain-containing sensor histidine kinase, producing the protein MKRTGQYRIFPRRSLLSRYLLIIIVALLFIPVFIPLLFLGYNIFASLNQGEPAAEHTPYSNISELEVKWHQEAQQLLGQEPEAIDERLGQLSTEYPLAGMFWVDGKGTTRVQLSSRLPELKEQAIPLQWSPADAIAFMKKSAARDPLAIVAFIGDKAEAGEGFMVMQIPESVQGEPYLQTRGFWYMVLLLLLFAGFVVVSLLYFISIRRRLLRLQTAMRFTDTDRLPQLIALGRQDEIGQLEEAFNTMVLELGTSRTREAEEEGLRKRLVADLSHDLRTPLTVIRSHLHVLGREELSPRGQESLVLMDQRIDSLGVLIENLLSYNLLTSGRITLNLERRDVLRLLRESAAAWYPLWEKEGFEIEMELEAAPLYWMVDDSWFRRVLDNLFQNILRHARIGKYVAARTEIRGGKRVIVIADRGAGLNGGTDSKGAGLGLSIVDLLLKRMELEWSMQSTGKGTEIVIWSRQQDREILNKI; encoded by the coding sequence GTGAAGCGGACGGGGCAATACCGCATCTTTCCGCGCCGCTCACTGCTCTCCCGCTACTTGCTGATTATTATCGTCGCGCTTCTGTTCATCCCTGTGTTCATTCCCCTGCTGTTTCTTGGCTACAATATCTTCGCCAGTCTGAATCAGGGGGAGCCGGCGGCAGAACATACGCCATATTCCAACATCAGCGAGCTAGAAGTGAAGTGGCATCAGGAAGCGCAGCAGCTGCTCGGCCAGGAGCCGGAGGCTATTGATGAACGGCTCGGGCAGCTAAGCACAGAATATCCGCTTGCCGGAATGTTCTGGGTAGACGGCAAGGGAACCACCCGGGTACAGCTGTCCTCCAGGCTTCCTGAACTGAAGGAGCAGGCGATTCCTTTGCAGTGGAGTCCCGCTGATGCCATTGCCTTTATGAAAAAAAGCGCTGCGCGTGATCCGCTCGCCATTGTTGCTTTTATCGGCGACAAGGCTGAAGCCGGGGAAGGCTTCATGGTGATGCAGATACCGGAGAGTGTGCAGGGGGAGCCTTATCTTCAGACACGGGGCTTCTGGTACATGGTATTGCTGCTCTTGCTGTTTGCCGGATTTGTTGTTGTATCCCTGCTGTATTTCATTAGTATCCGCAGACGGCTGCTGCGGTTGCAGACAGCCATGAGATTCACTGATACGGACCGGTTGCCGCAGCTGATTGCGCTGGGCAGACAGGATGAGATCGGCCAATTGGAGGAAGCTTTCAATACAATGGTGCTTGAACTCGGGACCAGCCGGACCCGGGAAGCCGAGGAGGAAGGGCTGCGCAAGCGGCTTGTAGCAGATCTGTCTCATGACCTGCGTACTCCGCTAACGGTCATCCGCAGCCATCTGCATGTGCTGGGCAGGGAGGAGCTGTCGCCCCGGGGACAGGAATCACTGGTGCTGATGGATCAGCGGATTGACAGCCTCGGTGTGCTGATTGAGAACCTGCTGTCTTATAATCTCCTTACCAGCGGGCGGATCACGCTGAATCTGGAACGCCGGGATGTGCTGAGGCTGCTGCGCGAAAGCGCTGCCGCCTGGTATCCGCTCTGGGAGAAGGAGGGCTTCGAGATTGAGATGGAGCTGGAGGCGGCTCCGCTGTACTGGATGGTGGATGACAGCTGGTTCCGCAGGGTACTGGATAATCTGTTCCAGAATATTCTGCGCCATGCGCGCATAGGCAAGTATGTGGCGGCCCGCACCGAAATCCGCGGTGGCAAGCGTGTCATTGTCATCGCGGACCGCGGGGCCGGCCTGAACGGAGGCACGGATTCCAAAGGGGCGGGCCTCGGCCTGTCCATAGTCGATCTGCTGCTGAAAAGGATGGAGCTGGAATGGAGTATGCAGAGCACCGGTAAGGGAACCGAGATTGTAATCTGGAGCAGGCAGCAGGACCGGGAGATTTTAAACAAAATTTAA
- a CDS encoding cation diffusion facilitator family transporter, with translation MNNHTHNGSKSDSSKGTHSHEHHSHSLSNSHPHSHTHNHSHAPSTSHSHVHDHAHGHSHAHSHAPDNKKGLLIALIITGGIMFLEFFGGLVTGSLALLSDSGHMLSDTASLALSLVAMILAVRPPSHKNSYGFYRFEIMAALFNGVTLFVIAGFIIHEAYGRFFSPPAVASGSMMLIAAVGLLANLVSAWSLMRRSGAKDNINIRSAYLHVISDALGSVGALAAGLIMKLFSWYMADPIISVLVALLILRSAWGVIKQAFHILMEGTPLTVNTHDVQEALLGINGVTDVHDLHIWSITSGLNALSGHLLVDDHTDHQQVLQQALSLIEERFSIQHTTLQIEGSAVKHKELPV, from the coding sequence ATGAACAATCATACTCACAATGGCAGTAAATCAGATAGCTCGAAGGGGACGCATTCCCACGAACATCATTCGCATTCGCTATCAAATTCCCACCCTCATTCTCACACTCACAATCATTCTCATGCGCCTTCAACTTCCCACTCACACGTACACGATCATGCACACGGTCACTCTCATGCGCATTCCCATGCTCCGGATAACAAGAAGGGGCTGCTTATCGCCTTAATCATTACCGGCGGGATTATGTTTCTGGAATTCTTCGGGGGTCTTGTCACAGGCAGCCTGGCGCTGCTCTCTGACTCCGGGCATATGCTCAGTGATACCGCTTCGCTGGCACTGAGTCTGGTCGCTATGATCCTTGCGGTCAGACCGCCGTCCCACAAGAATTCCTACGGCTTTTACAGATTCGAGATTATGGCCGCACTCTTCAACGGGGTGACCTTGTTTGTTATCGCCGGTTTTATTATTCATGAAGCGTACGGGCGCTTCTTCTCGCCGCCGGCAGTGGCCAGCGGAAGCATGATGCTGATTGCTGCTGTCGGTTTGCTGGCTAATCTTGTCAGCGCCTGGTCCCTGATGCGCCGAAGCGGGGCGAAAGACAATATCAATATCCGCAGCGCCTATCTCCATGTGATCAGCGATGCCCTCGGCTCCGTCGGTGCGCTGGCCGCCGGGTTAATTATGAAGCTTTTCTCCTGGTATATGGCCGACCCTATCATCAGCGTCCTGGTCGCGCTTCTGATTCTGCGCAGTGCGTGGGGCGTCATCAAGCAGGCCTTTCATATCCTTATGGAGGGTACTCCGCTCACTGTGAATACCCATGATGTGCAGGAAGCCCTGCTTGGCATTAATGGCGTTACCGATGTCCATGACCTGCATATCTGGAGCATTACCTCCGGACTGAATGCGCTTAGCGGCCACTTGCTGGTCGACGATCACACGGATCACCAGCAGGTGCTGCAGCAGGCACTTAGCCTGATAGAGGAACGCTTCAGCATTCAGCACACTACCCTGCAAATCGAGGGTTCCGCGGTGAAGCATAAAGAGCTGCCGGTTTAA
- a CDS encoding heavy metal translocating P-type ATPase — MNTMQGNVKRKWILEGLDCANCAMKIENKVKKIEGINSCSVNFATKTMMLETAAADAEEAGEQAQRTIAKLEPHVKLREVPASRAVRKPQPAGSSGPLRRAAVQAQDHAPDSANGAACSDDQCCSSQAAAHSHSHGESQAAAHGHSHGESHAAAHSHGHSHEHGEGGTRSILLRLGGGAILAATGMFLPVSGPLELLIFLAAYLIVGGEVVLSAARNIVRGQVFDENFLMALATIGAFAIGEYPEGVAVMLFYQVGELFQGMAVNRSRRSITALMDIRPEFAYLKEGSTLRKVSPEEVTVGDSIVVKPGEKVPLDGIILEGSAMMDTSALTGESVPRSTEPGSQVLSGFINRNGVVTIEVTKDFGESAVSQILELVQNATNNKAKTENFITKFARAYTPVVVITALLLAVVPPLVLSGATFSDWIYRALVFLVISCPCALVVSIPLGFFGGIGAASRNGILVKGSNFLEALNDVKTVVFDKTGTLTKGQFSVTGSYPAEGFTEQELLRIAAYAESHSSHPIAESIRLAYGKEIPGEAVADYNEISGHGISVTAEGKAVLAGNARLMEREGILSRKPEQQGTVVHIAVDRQYAGYLVIADEVKEDALQAIQALNALGIRKTVMLTGDASSVAESVGRQLGIQEIHAELLPGDKVAAIERLEREKGPRETMIFVGDGINDTPVLARADVGIAMGGLGSDAAIEAADIVIMTDEPSKIAAAIGIAKRTRAIVWQNIIFALGVKAVFLILGAFGIATMWEAVFSDVGVTVLAVLNSMRALQPPKA, encoded by the coding sequence TTGAATACGATGCAAGGCAATGTGAAGCGTAAGTGGATACTCGAGGGGCTCGATTGTGCAAACTGTGCCATGAAAATTGAGAATAAGGTTAAGAAGATAGAGGGTATTAATTCTTGTTCCGTCAATTTTGCCACGAAGACAATGATGCTGGAGACGGCGGCAGCAGATGCGGAAGAAGCTGGCGAACAGGCGCAGCGGACAATTGCCAAGCTTGAGCCGCATGTGAAGCTGCGGGAGGTTCCTGCTTCCCGGGCAGTGAGGAAGCCGCAGCCGGCGGGCAGCTCCGGCCCGCTCCGCCGTGCAGCAGTTCAGGCCCAGGACCATGCGCCTGACTCTGCTAACGGGGCGGCATGCAGCGATGACCAATGCTGCAGCAGCCAAGCCGCGGCCCACAGCCACAGCCATGGCGAATCCCAAGCCGCGGCCCACGGCCACAGCCATGGCGAATCCCATGCTGCAGCGCACAGCCACGGCCACAGCCACGAGCATGGCGAGGGCGGGACCCGCAGCATACTGCTCCGCCTGGGGGGAGGCGCTATACTGGCTGCGACCGGAATGTTCCTGCCGGTCAGCGGTCCCCTGGAGCTGTTGATTTTTCTCGCGGCTTATCTGATTGTCGGCGGCGAGGTAGTCTTATCGGCGGCCCGGAATATTGTCCGCGGCCAGGTGTTCGATGAGAACTTCCTGATGGCGCTGGCGACAATCGGGGCATTCGCCATCGGGGAATACCCGGAAGGTGTAGCAGTTATGCTCTTCTATCAGGTAGGCGAACTGTTCCAGGGGATGGCCGTGAACCGTTCACGCCGCTCCATTACGGCCCTGATGGATATCCGCCCGGAGTTTGCCTATCTGAAGGAAGGCAGTACTCTGCGGAAGGTGTCGCCGGAAGAGGTAACTGTCGGAGACAGCATTGTCGTCAAGCCGGGTGAGAAGGTGCCGCTGGATGGAATTATTCTGGAAGGCAGCGCAATGATGGATACCTCGGCTTTGACCGGTGAATCGGTTCCCCGGTCTACAGAGCCGGGCAGCCAGGTGCTGAGCGGCTTCATCAACCGTAATGGTGTCGTGACCATTGAGGTGACGAAGGATTTCGGCGAGTCGGCAGTCTCGCAGATTCTGGAGCTGGTGCAGAACGCAACCAATAACAAGGCAAAAACCGAGAATTTCATCACGAAGTTCGCCCGGGCCTACACGCCGGTAGTTGTCATAACAGCGCTGCTGCTGGCTGTTGTTCCGCCCCTGGTGCTCAGCGGGGCTACGTTCTCCGACTGGATCTACCGCGCCCTGGTCTTCCTCGTGATTTCATGTCCTTGTGCTCTTGTAGTATCCATCCCGCTCGGATTCTTCGGCGGCATTGGCGCGGCTTCCCGCAACGGAATTCTCGTGAAGGGCAGCAATTTCCTTGAGGCGCTGAATGATGTGAAGACTGTAGTATTCGATAAGACAGGAACATTGACCAAAGGGCAGTTCAGTGTGACCGGAAGTTATCCGGCAGAGGGCTTCACGGAGCAGGAGCTGCTGCGGATTGCCGCTTATGCCGAGAGCCATTCCAGCCACCCGATTGCCGAATCCATCCGCCTTGCTTACGGCAAGGAGATCCCCGGTGAGGCTGTCGCAGACTACAATGAAATATCCGGCCATGGGATATCGGTTACCGCTGAAGGCAAAGCGGTTCTGGCCGGGAATGCCCGGCTGATGGAACGGGAAGGGATACTGAGCCGCAAGCCGGAGCAGCAAGGGACAGTAGTTCATATCGCAGTGGACCGCCAGTATGCCGGATACCTGGTCATTGCCGATGAGGTGAAGGAGGATGCCCTTCAGGCGATCCAGGCACTGAATGCGCTCGGTATTCGCAAGACCGTAATGCTGACCGGAGATGCTTCATCAGTAGCGGAGTCGGTTGGACGGCAGCTGGGTATTCAGGAGATTCATGCCGAATTGCTGCCCGGCGATAAGGTTGCAGCCATCGAGCGGCTGGAGCGGGAGAAGGGACCGCGGGAGACGATGATTTTTGTCGGAGACGGAATTAATGATACCCCGGTGCTGGCCAGAGCAGATGTCGGAATCGCTATGGGCGGACTAGGCTCGGATGCGGCGATTGAAGCGGCAGATATAGTCATTATGACGGATGAGCCTTCGAAGATTGCTGCTGCTATCGGCATCGCCAAGCGTACACGGGCAATTGTGTGGCAGAATATTATTTTTGCGCTGGGGGTCAAGGCAGTCTTTCTGATCCTCGGAGCCTTCGGAATTGCTACCATGTGGGAAGCTGTATTCTCGGATGTCGGAGTAACCGTGCTTGCCGTGCTGAACAGCATGCGTGCATTGCAGCCGCCGAAGGCCTGA